CGTGATGATCCGCACGTCCGAGCGCTGCACGTCGGCGTACAGGGCGTGCAAGACGTTCTTCGTTTCGCCGTCTTGAACACGGATTTCGCGATAGGCAATACCGGGCGCGACAACTTCGTCGGCGAGAACCTCTACTACGGCTTCGTCCGACCAGGCGTGGGCGTTTAAAGGAATGCCCAGTCCCTCGAGGAGGAAGACGAGCGCAAGCAGGACAATACCCAACCGCTTTCGCACAAGAGAAGCTGACCGCTTCGACACCTCCCCCACCTCCCGGACGTATTCGCATATTCCGGCTAGGAGAGATCTTATCGAATACATGTTGAGGGGAGGTAAAAATCAAGTAAATATTTCGTAAACGAGATCTAGGTATTCGACTCTGCCGTACGCTCGATAAACGTGAGCCCGAAATTCCCTTCGCTCCCGCCAAAACGAGAAAGCTCGGGCCTTGTGGACCCGAGCTCGGGTTGACCCTTCTTGAGCTGTCTTTCCGGTGGCCTTCTTTCGTGGCCGGTGGACTTCTTTCGTGGCGGCCCCTGCAGAAATAAACAGAGAATTGTCTCCCGGCCCAGGGGGCTTCCTCGAGCAAACTCGGCGTACTGGGCAAAATCACGGGGAAAGCTCCGCGGGCGGAACCTCCGGGCGCGCGCGGCGCGGGAGGAAGAACGTGAGGAAGAGCGGCACGAAGAGGATCCAAAAGGAAATGCGAAAGGCGTCGTTGATTCCGGCGACGAAGGCCGCCTTTTGCACCGTGCCGAGGACCTGAAGACCCAGCACGTTTTGCGCGAGCGGTACGGGCACCCCCAAGTTCGCCATCCCGTGGACGACCTGGGCGAAGATTTCCGAACGCGCGGGACCGGAAAACGCGTCTACGGAGGTGCCGAGATGGGTATTGGTCGCCTGGGACATCACCGTGACAAGAAAGGACGTCCCTACGGAACCCGCGACCATGCGGATCGTGTTTTGCATCGCCGTACCGTGGCTCTGGAGGGACTGCGGGAGGTAGTTCATCCCCACGGCCATGAGCGGCATCATGTAAAACCCCAATCCGATCCCCCGGAGGGTGTAAAGCCAGATGAGCTCTTCGTACGTCGTCTCCAAGGTGAGGTGGGAAAAGGCGTACGTCGTGACGAGGGTGATGAGAAACCCGAAGAAGGCGAGGGGGCGCGGTCCAAAGCGATCGAAGAGTGCTCCGGCGACGGGAGAAAGGAGCCCCATGACGAGCGAACCCGGAAGGAGGAGGAGCCCCGCTTCCAGGGGCGTGAAACCGCGGATCGTCTGGAGGTAGATGGGCAAGAGCACCATTGCCGAATACATGGCAAAGGTGGCCAACGAGCCGATGAGAAGCCCGAGGGTGAACACGGGATAGCGGAAGACGCGGAACTCGAGAAGCGGGGTGTCCTGCGTGAGGGAACGGAGGACGAAGAACCCCACGAAGATTCCCCCGAGGACGATGGTGGCGAGGACCTCCGCATCTCCCCACCCCTTTGTGCCCGCCTCGCTCGTCCCGTAGAGAAGGGAGCCGAACCCCACGATGGCGAAAAACGCGCCGAGCGGATCCCACTTGGGGCGCGTGACGGGGATGATGGGGCCGAGCCACAGCGCCGCAAGAAAGATGTCGACGAGGATGAAGGGCAGAAAGAGGAAAAAGAGCATCCGCCAGTGGGCGTACTCGACGATCCAGCCGGAGAGCGTGGGCCCCAGGGCAGGGGCGAGGATGAGGGCGAGACCCATGACGCCCATCGCCTTCCCGCGCTGCTCGGGCGGGAAGATCGTGAGAAAGACGGCCATCATGAGGGGCATCATGAGGCCGGCGCCCACCGCCTGAAGGATGCGTCCCGCGAGGAGCACGTGGAAGGTCGGGGAAAATCCGGCGACGAGGGAGCCGAGGAAGTAGGCCCCCATCGCCGTGAGGAAGAGCGTGCGCGTCGAGTACGTGTGCATGAGAAAGGCGCTGATCGGCACGAGGACGCCGTTTACGAGGAGGTAGGAGGTCACGAGCCACTGGGCAGTCGAAGCGGAGATGTCGAAGTCCTGCATGATGTGGGGAAGAGCGATGTTCAGGAGCGTCTGATTGAGAAACTCGAAAAACGCCCCGAGGAGGAACACGAACATGATCTTCATCGGAGAAGCCGGAAGATCCCGCGGGCGCTCAAAGGCCTCCTGCATCGCTGTCACGCCAACCCCTCCCTTCCCGTTCCCGACGCGGATCCGAAGCGAGAGACGAGCACCCGCCGCCGACCGTTTGCACGCGCAAGGCCCCCGCGGTCGATCCTCAGCGGCTGCGCGCGATCTTCACCGTCGCCGAAAGCCCGGGGACGAGCTGCACGTCCTGGGGCACCGAAGTGAGCTCGATCCGTACGGGAAGCTTTTCCGACGTCTCGCCGGTCCCGGGAAGCACGGGAAGGAGGGAAAACATTCCTTCCGTGTACAGGCCCTTCTCCACGACCTTCCCCTGGAGCTTCGTGCCGGGGTATGCCGTGAGCCAGACGTCGACGTCGCTCCCTACCGCCACGTCGGGGTAATCCGCCTCGGATACGAGGGCGCGCACGTAGAGCTTCGAGAGGTTAAAGGCGTAGGCGAGAGGCGTCCCGGCTCCCACGAGCGATCCCTCTTCTTGGGAGCGTAGGACGATCGTTCCGTCTTGGGGCATCGTTACGGGGACGCGCACGCACAAAGCCTCGCCCGCAGCCTGCTCCGAAGCCTGAGGAGCGCCGGATTGCGCCCCGCCGGAAGCCGTACCCGCGGGGGTCTGTGCCCCTCCGGCCTCCGGCACGCCAGACTGGGCCGCACCTGGAGTTCCGGCCGTTCCCGTCCCGACGACCGGTTGGGGAACACACACGTACCCGAGCACGTCGCCTGCCTTGTAGGCCTTCCCCACCTCTGCCGTGAACTCGACGAGTTTCCCGTTTTGCGGCGCGGAAATCGCGATCTTCGCCCCGTCCACCTTGGCGTCGTTCACCTGGACGTAGGTACTCCGCTCCTGGTACAGGTGGATCCCGTAGTACGCCCCGATCACCGCCGCCGCAAGCGTGAGAAGGACCGCCACCGTCCACGCCACTTTCGCCCCCGACTTCGACATCGTACACCCTCCCTTGCAGGTTCAATGCGTGCATGGAAATCCTCAGAGAGAGCTCAGAGTCCCCGGGCCCACACGAGGTTTACAGGTTCATCGTGTGCACGGAAATCCTTCCCTTCTTCGGATCCACGGTTCAAAACCCGCGCTCCGCGTCCGAAGTGCCCGGCCCCAGGGCTTCGTCGAGAACCCTGAGACCGCGGACGCAGTTTTCGAGGAGGTCCTCTCCCATCTTTTCCAAAATCTCCGCGAAGCGCGCGGCAATCCGCCGTTCGGTGTCCCGGTAGAAGCTCTCCCCTTCCGGCGTCGCCCGAAGGCGGACGACGCGGCGGTCGCCCGGATCGACCTCCTTTTCTACGTACCCCCTACGCACGAGCCCTTCCGCCGTAGCCGTGACGAAACTCTTGCTCACGGAAAACCCCTGAGCCAGACTCCCCACGGAAACCGGCCCGTGCTCCAGCACGTACCGGAGAAGGGCTAGCTCGGCAAACGATACCTCCTGGACTTCGCGGGCCACTTCCTGCTTGACCCGGTGCCCGACTTTGCGGAGCAGGTGGTAGAACTCTGCCAGGTGCTCTTGCCTCCGCCTGTCCACCACCTCCCCCTCCCCTCGCGGACATATCGTTCGTTAACTAAACGAATGAACCGAACGCCCACTATTATGCCCCGCCCTCCGGTGGTTGTCAAGGGAAAAAGGCGACCGGCGGAGGCTGGCGCCTCCGCCGGAAGGGTTCCCCGCACGCCTCGATTTCGTGGGCGGACAAAACCGCTGTTTTTACCTCCCCGGCGCTAGGCCGGCCAACAAGCTCACCCGCCGACGACGAGGCGCTCGGGGTCGGCGAAGCGGCGAATGAGGTCGGCCACGCCGGCCACGAGGGCGAGGCGGTTGCGGCGGAGGGCGGCGTCGGGGTCCATGACGAGGACGTCCGCGAAGAACCGGTCGATGGCTTCGGCGAGGCCGCGGAGGCGCGCAAGGCGGTCTTCCCAGCCCCGGGACTCCCAACCTTCCCGCAGGTCCTGCCACCGGGCGTAGAGATCCGCCTCCGCCTCCTGGCGGAAGAGGGAGGGATCGGGTTGAGGCGAACCCGCGAGGTGCCCTTCCTCGCGACCTTTACGCGCCATGCGCGTCGTCCGCACCCACTGCTCGATCGTCCACTTGGCGTCCTCTTCGCCCTTGAAGCGCGCGAGAAGGTGCGCGCGTTCCTCGACCTCGTGGACGAGGAGACCGCCTTCGCCGGCGTCCGCCTCGAGGGACGCCTGGACGACGTCGTAGGGAAGCCCCTCCTCTTCCAGGGCGGCGCGCACGCGCTGCGCGAGAAAGCCGTAGACTTCGTCGAGCACCGCGTCCGTCACCGTATGGCCGAAGGCGGCATACGCCGAGGCGGCGGACCTGAGAAGGACGTAAAGCCCCGGAACGGGCTGCCCTTCGCGCCCGATCCGCCGGAGGATCTGGACGACGCCGTTTGCCGCCCTCCGAAGGGCAAAGGGGTCTTCGGAACCCCGGGGAACGATCCCCACGGAAAAGAAACCCACGAGCGTATCCAGGCGGTCGAACACGGCGAGCCACCGGCCCGCGGGTGTCGCGGGGAGTTCGTCTTCCGCGCCCCGGGGGAGGCGGTGCTCGAAAATCGCCCGCGCGACCTCCTCCGGTTCGCCGTGGTGGCGGGCGTAAATTTCTCCCATCCGGCCTTCGAGTTCCGGATACTCGTTTACGAGCTGGGTGGCGAGGTCGAACTTCGCCAGAGACGCCGCCCGGCGCAGGACGGCCGCCCCTTCGGGAGAAAACCCGAGGGATGCGGCGAGCCCTTCCGCAAGGCGGACGAGGCGGCGTACTTTGTCTCCCACGCTCCCGAGGCGTTCGTGAAAGACGATGCCCTCAAGGTGCGGAAGGTACGCCTCCGGCGGGCGCCTGAGGTCGCTTTCGTAGAAAAAGCGGGCGTCCGAAAGGCGCGCGCGGATCACACGTTCAAACCCCCGACGCACGACGTCCTCCCCGCGGCCGGCACCGTTGCGCACGGCGATGAAGTACGGGGCGAGGCGGCTGCCTGAGGTGCGCACGGCGAAGACGCGCACGTGCTCGCGCATCGTCGTCTCGAGGACGACGTCGGGAACGGCGAGAAAAGAAGGGTCGAATCGCCCGACGAGGGCCGAAGGCCACTCCACGAGATTCGTCACTTCCGCGAGGAGGTCGGGATCGCGGACGACGTCCGCCGCCTGCTCCGCCCCGACGGCTTCCGCAAGGGTACGGAGGGCGCGGGCGATTTCGCCTTCCACCGCCTCCCGTCGTTCGCGGGGATCGGCGAGAACGAAGAGCTCCCGGAGGACGTCCGCGTAGGCGTCCGCCGCGGGAATCTCCCCCTCCCCACCGAGGACGCGGTGCCCCCGGGTCGTCCGACCCGCGCAGATGGGTCCGAGGCACAGAGGTAGCACCTCCGTGCCGTAGAGGGCGACGACCCAGCGGATCGGGCGGAGAAAACGAATGGGCGTTTCCGTCCAACGCATCGCCCTGGGGAAGGGAAGGCCGAGGACGACCTCGCCTACGGCGGCGAGGAGCTCCTGGGCCGGGCGCCCGGCTTCCCGACGCACGCCGAAGACGTAGGCCGCCCCTCCCTGTTCGGCGATGTACAGGTCTTCCGGAGCGATGCCGCGGGAGGCGGCAAACTTGCGCGCCGCCTCGCTCCAAGACCCGTCTTGGGCGAGCGCCGCCTCCCGCCGCGGTCCGCGGAGCACCTCCTCGCGCGGCAGAGAAAATTCGGACACGTCCGTCACCTGTACGGCGAGGCGGCGGGGGGTCGAGTACGCCCGCGCTTCACCGTACGGCAGGTGCACTTCGTCGAGGTACGCGAGGATGCGCCTGAGGAGTTCTTCGCGCGTGGCGTCGATCAGGCGAGCGGGAAGTTCCTCTACACCGATCTCCAGAAGAAAGGTCCTGCCCACCGGTTGCCAGCTCCTTCTTCGAATGCCTTACGAGCCGTCAAAGTCGAGATCGACCCGATGCGGAGACGAGTCGGGCTCGGGCATAGGTCGAGCGCGCTTCGCGTTTGCCCGCATCGGTATGCCCGTCTCCGCACCTCACGCGCCCTTCGCTTCCGCCCGGAGAAGCGGATAGCCGAGGGCTTCTCTTTGGGCCACGTACGCGCGGGCCACCTCGTTGGCGAGGCGGCGTACGCGTGCGATGAGCCCCGCCCGTTCGCTCACGGAAACCGCTCCCCGCGCGTCAAGCACGTTGAAGGTGTGGGACATGCGGAGGACGTAGTCGTACGCCGGCAGGACGAGCCCCTCGGCCAGTGCGCGCCGCGCCTCCCGTTCGTACGCCGCAAAGAGGTCGCCCAAAAGTCCGACGTCCGCCACCTCGAAGGAGTACTTCGAGTGTTCGTACTCCGCCGTGCGGAAGATCTCGCCGTACGATACGCCGGCGCCGTATTCTACGGAAAACACGTCGTCCTTGCCCTGCAGGTACGCGGCGATCCGCTCGAGCCCGTAGGTGATCTCCACGGCAATCGGGTTGAGTTCGAGCCCGCCGACCTGCTGGAAGTACGTGAACTGCGTGATCTCCATGCCGTCGAGCCAGATCTCCCACCCGAGGCCCCACGCGCCCAACGTCGGCGCCTCCCAGTTGTCCTCCACGAGGCGTACGTCGTGTTCACCGAGGTCGAGCCCGAGGGCGCGGAGGCTGTCCAGGTAGACGTCCACGACGTCTTCCGGCGCAGGTTTGAGGATCACCTGGTATTGGTGGTGCTGGTAGAGGCGATTGGGGTTTTCGCCGTAGCGGGCATCTGCCGGGCGCCGGGACGGTTCCACGTACGCCACGCGCCACGGTTCCGGCCCGAGCACGCGGAGAAAGGTCATCGGGTTCATCGTCCCCGCCCCGACCTCTACGTCGTAGGGCTGGACGAGGAGGCACCCTTGTCCGGCCCAAAAGCGGTGCAAGGCGAGGACGATTTCCTGAAACGAAGGACCCATGGGAAAGCCTCCCCGTCTCTGTGCGTCTCGGCGCAACCTGCGCCTCCGTCTATGTCTCTTTCGCCGTCTCGCTTCCGGGTTCCTCTCCCGCCGCAAGGAGCGGGCGGGAAATTTCCCGCGCCACGCGCTTCGCGTAAAGGGGAGCCGGCCAGTGATGGGCCAAAAAGGCGTCCATGTGGCGGGCGACCTCGCCTATCGTGTCCGGCTTCGCCGTCAAGCGGCCGATGCGCCCCGGAGGAAGTTGGACGAAGGCGCGCAGAAAGTACAGGGCCGCCGAAGAGAGGGAATAGGCGTCCGTCAAGCGGGGGACGCAGTCGGCGCACACCGCCCCGCCGGCTCCGGGAGAAAAGGCGACGAGGGGAACGTCCCCTCGGCCGCAGCGGGCGCAGCGGTGGAGCTCCGGTGCGAGCCCCTGAACCCGCAGCGTCGCAAGCTCGAGGTACGCCGCAACCAGCTCGGGCGGATCGCTCCCCGACAGACGGCGCAAGTACCACAGGAATACGTCGTACAGCGACCGCGCGTCCCGGTCTTCGCCGACGTGCTCGAGGAGTTCCGCGCCGTACGCCGCCCACGCGAAGCGCACCGGGTCTTCCTCCAGGGGAGGAAAGCGTTCGAGGAGTTCTGCCTGCGCCACCGTACCCACTTCCCTCGTCTTCCGGTAGCGGACCTCGACGACGCGAAAGGGCTGAAGGACGGCACGCACCCGCGACCCGAGCTTGCGCCCGCCGCGGGCGACGAGCGGAAGACGACCTTCGATCTCGCCGAAGAGCACGACGAGGAGATCCCGCTCCCCGTACGCGCGAACGCGGAGGACGATGGCCTGCTCCCCCTCCTTCATCTCCTTCGCTCCCTTCCCCGGGCGCGCTGGCGCGGCGCGCACCCGCTTCCGCCGCACCGGCCGAACGACCCGTCAGGCGTCCGACGCATCCGGCGGCGAAAGCTCCGTCCGCCCTTCCGGCCGATCCGCACGCCCTGCCCCTTGTTTTGGCCGGGCGAACTCTTCTCCGAATTCCGCAAACTCCCGCCGGGCACCTTCGCCCGCCTTCGAGGCAAGCTTTGCCGTGCGGCCGGCGTACTTGTACAGTAGGTACGACTCCACGAGACCCGTCCGCTCGAAGAGACGCCAATACGGATTGGACACGGTCGTTCACCCCTCCTCGGCTCCGGAGGAACCTTCTGTACGTGCCCTTCCTCCCCGTCTAGGTTTCCCACGGCGGTCCGACGGCACTTTGCCAACTCGTACCGCCCCGGTTACGCCGTGTCCCTCCGCCCTCCTCTCCGCGTTTCGGCGCCGGGCGGGGCTACCTCCGCCGACTTTCCGGCTTCTCGCCCGTGCCGCGTCGGTGTCTCTCGGAAAAGGCAAGCACCTCGCGCCTCCCGCCGCGAATCGGACCTGTGGGGTTCTCCGCCCTATGTGTCGCGGTAGCCGAACTCGCGGAGGAGCGTCGGGCGGTCGCGCCAGCGCTCGCGCACGCGCACCCAAAGCTTGAGGAAGACCTTTCTGCCGAAGCGTTCCTCGAGTTCGCGGCGCGCCGCCGTGCCGATTTCCTTGAGCTTCGATCCGCCCCGGCCGATGAGAATCGCCTTTTGCCCCTCCCGTTCGACGGTGACGACCGCCGCAAGGGAGAGAAGCCCTTCCGTCTCTTCCCAGCTCTCGATCTGCACGTCTACGGCGTGCGGCACCTCCTCTTCCGTAAAGAGGAGGATCTTCTCGCGGATGATCTCCGCCGCGTGAAAGGCTTCGGGGCGATCGGACAAAACGTCGGGAGGGAAAAAGTACGGCCCCTCCGGCAGGTACGCGAAAATCAGGTCCACGAGACGGTCGAGCCCGTCCCCGCGCAGGGCGGATACGGGTACGATCTCGCGGAACTCTCCGGCGTCCTTCACGCGCTCGATGAGCGGAAGGACGAGGGCGCGGTTGGTGAGGGCGTCGATCTTGTTGAGGACGGCGATGACGGGAACCGCCGAAGGAAAAAGTTCCTCGGCGATGCGCGCGTCGCCTTCCGTCCAGCCCCGGGCGGCGTCGATCACGAAGAGGACGAGGTCGACGTCGCGCAGGACGCGCCGCGCGCTTTCGTTCATCCACTCTCCGAGCTTGCTCCTGGGACGGTGAATCCCCGGCGTATCCACGAAGACGATCTGCCCGCGCGCCTCCGTGTAGACACCGCGGACGTTGTGGCGCGTCGTCTGAGGTTTGGGCGTGACGATCGCGACTTTCGAACCTACGACGGCGTTCACGAGGGTGGACTTGCCCACGTTGGGGCGCCCGACAACGGCCGCAAAGCCGGAACGCCGCTTCGTCTCCGGGGCGTTCACGCCCTTCCCTCCTCTCCCGCGCGCCACAGGCCTTCCCCGGTTCCGAGAGGTCCGCTCTCCCCTTCCTCCCGCAGGAGGTCGTCCGGGGCGAAGGAAAAGGGGAGAAGTTCTTCGACGGTGGTGAGGAGCACCTCCCCGCGGAGGTTGGCGAGGATCACGGGCATCGTAGGGGGACAGAGCTCCGCCATCACCTGCCGACAGGCACCGCACGGCGGAACGGGGCGCGGCGCGTCGGCCACGACGTACAGCGCGCGAAAGCCGCGTTCGCCCTCCGCATACGCCCGATACAGGGCGACCCGTTCTGCGCACATGGAAAGGGGGTAGGCCGCATTTTCGATGTTGAAGCCCTGGACGTACGCGCCGGAACCCGTGCGCGCGGCCGCACCCACGGCAAAGCGCGAGTACGGGACGTAGGCGTTCTCGCGCGCCTCTACGGCCCGGCGAAGCCCTTCGCGATGTTCCGGCGAAAGCGCTTCCCACGTCGTCTGTTCCACGATTCGACCCCCTGATCCGGCTTCCCGAGCCCCGGGAAGGACTACATCCGCCCAAGAGCCCCCATGCCCAGCCACACGGCAAACCAGAGAAAGACGTGGAGCGGACGCCGAGGGCCGGAAAAGGCGAACACGTAGGCAAGCGGAGGCAGAACACATGCTACCACAGGAAGGAGAAAAAAGGAAGCGCGCCAATAAAGCAGGGCGAAAAAGACGTCCGCGCCCAGGGCCAAGAAATCCCCCGGGAGGAGGGAAAGGGAAGCCGCGGCGGAGGGCCGCCGCCCGGCCGAAGGGAGGCGATCCCTCGCTCGCCGCCCCAAGACGAGTCCCAAGGCGAGTCCCGAGGCGACGAGCGAACCCAGAACGAGGGCACCGGTCGGCACGTGGTCGCGGAGCTCTACGGCGCGGGCGGCAAACGGCGGGAGGAGGACGAAGACGCCGACCGCGAGGGCGAAGGAAGCGGCGAGGAGCACCGCCGCCGCGGACAAGTCCTTGGCCGCCTTGGCGAGGGGGTGAACTTCGGCCGTGACGAGGTCTACGACGCGCTCGACGGCGGAATTCCCGAGCTCCGCCCCCAACACGATCCCTATGGCCAGAAGGACCCAGAGCCATTCCTCCCGCGAGAGCCCGCCGACCCACCCCGCGAGGACGGCGTAGCCGGCGAGCCAAAGGTGCACGCGAAAGTTCGCTTCCCGGCGGTACGCCTCGCCGAGCCCTTCCCCCGCAAAGCGAATCGTCCTGAAAATCCTCCGCCACTCCCCCACCGCCGTCACCTCGTAATGCCAAAGGCCGCGAGGAGTTCCTCCTGCCGCCGGAACATCTCCGCCTCGGCTTCCTCCGTGTCGTGGTCGTACCCGAGGAGGTGGTAGAAGCCGTGAACGATCAGGAAAAAGATTTCGCGGCGAAGGGAGTGCCCGTACGCTTCCGCCTGCCGGCGGGCCGTGGGCACGG
This window of the Brockia lithotrophica genome carries:
- a CDS encoding Membrane component of multidrug resistance system, yielding MTAMQEAFERPRDLPASPMKIMFVFLLGAFFEFLNQTLLNIALPHIMQDFDISASTAQWLVTSYLLVNGVLVPISAFLMHTYSTRTLFLTAMGAYFLGSLVAGFSPTFHVLLAGRILQAVGAGLMMPLMMAVFLTIFPPEQRGKAMGVMGLALILAPALGPTLSGWIVEYAHWRMLFFLFLPFILVDIFLAALWLGPIIPVTRPKWDPLGAFFAIVGFGSLLYGTSEAGTKGWGDAEVLATIVLGGIFVGFFVLRSLTQDTPLLEFRVFRYPVFTLGLLIGSLATFAMYSAMVLLPIYLQTIRGFTPLEAGLLLLPGSLVMGLLSPVAGALFDRFGPRPLAFFGFLITLVTTYAFSHLTLETTYEELIWLYTLRGIGLGFYMMPLMAVGMNYLPQSLQSHGTAMQNTIRMVAGSVGTSFLVTVMSQATNTHLGTSVDAFSGPARSEIFAQVVHGMANLGVPVPLAQNVLGLQVLGTVQKAAFVAGINDAFRISFWILFVPLFLTFFLPRRARPEVPPAELSP
- a CDS encoding Multidrug resistance protein [function not yet clear], yielding MSKSGAKVAWTVAVLLTLAAAVIGAYYGIHLYQERSTYVQVNDAKVDGAKIAISAPQNGKLVEFTAEVGKAYKAGDVLGYVCVPQPVVGTGTAGTPGAAQSGVPEAGGAQTPAGTASGGAQSGAPQASEQAAGEALCVRVPVTMPQDGTIVLRSQEEGSLVGAGTPLAYAFNLSKLYVRALVSEADYPDVAVGSDVDVWLTAYPGTKLQGKVVEKGLYTEGMFSLLPVLPGTGETSEKLPVRIELTSVPQDVQLVPGLSATVKIARSR
- a CDS encoding Transcriptional regulator, MarR family, whose protein sequence is MVDRRRQEHLAEFYHLLRKVGHRVKQEVAREVQEVSFAELALLRYVLEHGPVSVGSLAQGFSVSKSFVTATAEGLVRRGYVEKEVDPGDRRVVRLRATPEGESFYRDTERRIAARFAEILEKMGEDLLENCVRGLRVLDEALGPGTSDAERGF
- a CDS encoding Glycyl-tRNA synthetase beta chain, encoding MGRTFLLEIGVEELPARLIDATREELLRRILAYLDEVHLPYGEARAYSTPRRLAVQVTDVSEFSLPREEVLRGPRREAALAQDGSWSEAARKFAASRGIAPEDLYIAEQGGAAYVFGVRREAGRPAQELLAAVGEVVLGLPFPRAMRWTETPIRFLRPIRWVVALYGTEVLPLCLGPICAGRTTRGHRVLGGEGEIPAADAYADVLRELFVLADPRERREAVEGEIARALRTLAEAVGAEQAADVVRDPDLLAEVTNLVEWPSALVGRFDPSFLAVPDVVLETTMREHVRVFAVRTSGSRLAPYFIAVRNGAGRGEDVVRRGFERVIRARLSDARFFYESDLRRPPEAYLPHLEGIVFHERLGSVGDKVRRLVRLAEGLAASLGFSPEGAAVLRRAASLAKFDLATQLVNEYPELEGRMGEIYARHHGEPEEVARAIFEHRLPRGAEDELPATPAGRWLAVFDRLDTLVGFFSVGIVPRGSEDPFALRRAANGVVQILRRIGREGQPVPGLYVLLRSAASAYAAFGHTVTDAVLDEVYGFLAQRVRAALEEEGLPYDVVQASLEADAGEGGLLVHEVEERAHLLARFKGEEDAKWTIEQWVRTTRMARKGREEGHLAGSPQPDPSLFRQEAEADLYARWQDLREGWESRGWEDRLARLRGLAEAIDRFFADVLVMDPDAALRRNRLALVAGVADLIRRFADPERLVVGG
- a CDS encoding Glycyl-tRNA synthetase alpha chain encodes the protein MGPSFQEIVLALHRFWAGQGCLLVQPYDVEVGAGTMNPMTFLRVLGPEPWRVAYVEPSRRPADARYGENPNRLYQHHQYQVILKPAPEDVVDVYLDSLRALGLDLGEHDVRLVEDNWEAPTLGAWGLGWEIWLDGMEITQFTYFQQVGGLELNPIAVEITYGLERIAAYLQGKDDVFSVEYGAGVSYGEIFRTAEYEHSKYSFEVADVGLLGDLFAAYEREARRALAEGLVLPAYDYVLRMSHTFNVLDARGAVSVSERAGLIARVRRLANEVARAYVAQREALGYPLLRAEAKGA
- a CDS encoding DNA recombination and repair protein RecO, encoding MKEGEQAIVLRVRAYGERDLLVVLFGEIEGRLPLVARGGRKLGSRVRAVLQPFRVVEVRYRKTREVGTVAQAELLERFPPLEEDPVRFAWAAYGAELLEHVGEDRDARSLYDVFLWYLRRLSGSDPPELVAAYLELATLRVQGLAPELHRCARCGRGDVPLVAFSPGAGGAVCADCVPRLTDAYSLSSAALYFLRAFVQLPPGRIGRLTAKPDTIGEVARHMDAFLAHHWPAPLYAKRVAREISRPLLAAGEEPGSETAKET
- a CDS encoding GTP-binding protein Era — translated: MNAPETKRRSGFAAVVGRPNVGKSTLVNAVVGSKVAIVTPKPQTTRHNVRGVYTEARGQIVFVDTPGIHRPRSKLGEWMNESARRVLRDVDLVLFVIDAARGWTEGDARIAEELFPSAVPVIAVLNKIDALTNRALVLPLIERVKDAGEFREIVPVSALRGDGLDRLVDLIFAYLPEGPYFFPPDVLSDRPEAFHAAEIIREKILLFTEEEVPHAVDVQIESWEETEGLLSLAAVVTVEREGQKAILIGRGGSKLKEIGTAARRELEERFGRKVFLKLWVRVRERWRDRPTLLREFGYRDT
- a CDS encoding Cytidine deaminase — translated: MEQTTWEALSPEHREGLRRAVEARENAYVPYSRFAVGAAARTGSGAYVQGFNIENAAYPLSMCAERVALYRAYAEGERGFRALYVVADAPRPVPPCGACRQVMAELCPPTMPVILANLRGEVLLTTVEELLPFSFAPDDLLREEGESGPLGTGEGLWRAGEEGRA
- a CDS encoding Diacylglycerol kinase, translated to MGEWRRIFRTIRFAGEGLGEAYRREANFRVHLWLAGYAVLAGWVGGLSREEWLWVLLAIGIVLGAELGNSAVERVVDLVTAEVHPLAKAAKDLSAAAVLLAASFALAVGVFVLLPPFAARAVELRDHVPTGALVLGSLVASGLALGLVLGRRARDRLPSAGRRPSAAASLSLLPGDFLALGADVFFALLYWRASFFLLPVVACVLPPLAYVFAFSGPRRPLHVFLWFAVWLGMGALGRM